In Thermococcus sp., a single genomic region encodes these proteins:
- a CDS encoding metal-dependent hydrolase — MVKVRFLGHAAFYIEGSKKILIDPFLSGNPQAAVKPEELEADLILVTHAHGDHIGDAIEIAKRTGAKIVAMYDIANYINEQANGEVETIGMNYGPTEIDGVGIVQVPAWHSSSDGKYSIGNASGFIVKLDGKTIYHAGDTFVFLDMGLFSELYGPIDVALLPIGGHFTMGPREAAKAVELLKPKKVVPMHYNTWPPISADPEEFKKLVGDRAEVVILKPGEELEL; from the coding sequence ATGGTGAAGGTTCGCTTTCTGGGACACGCAGCTTTTTACATCGAGGGAAGCAAGAAAATCCTGATAGACCCATTCCTCAGCGGAAACCCGCAGGCCGCTGTAAAGCCAGAAGAACTCGAAGCCGACCTTATTCTGGTCACCCACGCCCACGGTGACCACATTGGAGATGCCATAGAGATTGCCAAGAGAACCGGCGCGAAGATAGTCGCTATGTACGATATAGCGAACTACATCAACGAGCAGGCCAACGGCGAGGTCGAGACTATAGGCATGAACTACGGGCCAACGGAGATAGACGGGGTTGGAATCGTTCAGGTTCCGGCCTGGCACTCGAGCAGTGATGGCAAATATAGCATAGGCAACGCCTCCGGCTTCATAGTCAAGCTCGATGGAAAAACAATCTACCACGCCGGGGACACCTTTGTTTTCCTCGACATGGGCCTCTTCAGCGAGCTTTATGGGCCGATTGACGTGGCTTTGCTCCCGATAGGCGGGCACTTTACGATGGGGCCGAGGGAAGCGGCAAAGGCAGTTGAGCTACTCAAACCAAAGAAAGTCGTGCCGATGCACTACAACACATGGCCACCGATTTCAGCGGACCCAGAGGAGTTCAAGAAGCTCGTTGGGGACAGGGCAGAGGTGGTAATCCTCAAGCCCGGCGAGGAGCTTGAGCTTTGA
- a CDS encoding TATA-box-binding protein produces the protein MVDMSNVKLRIENIVASVDLFTELNLEKVIEICPNSKYNPEEFPGIICRFDEPKVALLIFSSGKLVVTGAKSVEDIERAVNKLIQMLKKIGAKFHRAPQIDIQNMVFSGDIGMEFNLDAVALSLPNCEYEPEQFPGVIYRVKEPRAVILLFSSGKIVCSGAKSEHDAWEAVRKLLRELEKYGLIEEEEEW, from the coding sequence TTGGTGGACATGAGCAATGTAAAGCTCAGGATTGAGAACATCGTCGCTTCTGTTGACCTCTTTACGGAACTGAACCTTGAGAAAGTGATTGAAATCTGCCCCAACTCCAAGTACAACCCGGAGGAGTTCCCCGGAATCATCTGTCGCTTCGATGAACCCAAGGTTGCCCTGCTTATTTTCAGCTCCGGGAAGCTCGTCGTCACCGGGGCCAAGAGCGTTGAGGACATAGAAAGGGCCGTTAACAAGCTCATCCAGATGCTCAAGAAGATTGGAGCGAAGTTCCACCGCGCGCCTCAGATTGACATACAGAACATGGTCTTCAGCGGTGACATCGGCATGGAGTTCAACCTTGACGCGGTTGCGCTGAGCCTTCCGAACTGTGAGTACGAGCCCGAGCAGTTTCCGGGAGTTATCTACCGCGTCAAGGAACCGAGGGCCGTCATACTGCTCTTCTCCTCCGGTAAAATCGTCTGTTCCGGGGCCAAGAGTGAGCACGACGCCTGGGAGGCCGTCAGAAAGCTCCTCCGCGAGCTGGAGAAGTACGGTCTAATCGAGGAAGAGGAGGAGTGGTGA
- a CDS encoding CoA-binding protein, giving the protein MTLDYFFRPEGIAVIGASNDPLKLGYEVFKNLKKYKEGKVYPVNVKDEVVQGVKAYKSVKDIPDKVDLAIIVVPKKFVKQTLIDCGEKGVKGAVIITAGFGETGEEGKKEERELVEIAHKYGMRLIGPNCVGVMNTHNDMNATFIMDARKGDIAFVSQSGALGAGIVYKTVKEGIGFSKFVSVGNMADLDFADFMEYLADTEEDKAIALYIEGIKDGRKFIEVAKRVTKKKPVIALKAGRSESGARAASSHTGSLAGSWKIYEAAFKQSGVLVAETIDDMLSMARAFTQPLPRGRRVAIMTNAGGPGVLTADQIDKRGLKLADLEEKTIEELRSFLPPMAAVKNPVDMIASARGEDYYRTAKALLQDKNVDMLISICVVPTFAGMTPTEHAEGVIKAVKEVNNGKPVLALFMAGYVSEKAKELLEANGIPSYERPEDVAAGAYALVQQAKNAGVLKED; this is encoded by the coding sequence ATGACTCTCGACTACTTCTTCAGGCCGGAGGGGATAGCAGTTATCGGAGCATCAAACGACCCGCTGAAGCTCGGTTATGAAGTTTTTAAAAACCTGAAAAAATACAAGGAAGGCAAAGTTTACCCAGTCAACGTCAAGGACGAGGTCGTTCAGGGTGTTAAAGCATATAAAAGCGTGAAAGACATTCCAGACAAGGTTGACCTCGCCATAATAGTTGTTCCAAAGAAGTTTGTCAAGCAAACACTCATCGACTGTGGAGAGAAAGGTGTCAAAGGGGCAGTCATCATAACAGCTGGTTTCGGTGAAACCGGCGAGGAAGGCAAGAAAGAGGAGCGCGAGCTGGTAGAGATTGCCCATAAGTATGGGATGAGGCTTATCGGCCCGAACTGTGTCGGCGTTATGAACACCCACAACGACATGAACGCGACTTTCATAATGGATGCAAGAAAGGGCGACATAGCCTTCGTGAGCCAGAGCGGAGCTTTAGGGGCGGGAATTGTTTACAAGACCGTCAAGGAGGGGATAGGTTTCTCCAAGTTCGTTAGCGTTGGCAACATGGCAGACCTAGACTTTGCTGACTTCATGGAGTATTTGGCCGACACAGAGGAGGACAAGGCAATAGCACTCTACATAGAGGGAATAAAGGACGGAAGAAAATTCATTGAAGTTGCCAAGCGCGTCACCAAGAAGAAGCCCGTCATAGCTCTCAAAGCGGGAAGAAGCGAGAGCGGGGCAAGGGCCGCTTCAAGTCACACAGGCTCTTTAGCGGGAAGCTGGAAGATTTATGAAGCGGCTTTCAAGCAGAGTGGCGTTCTCGTAGCTGAGACCATAGACGACATGCTCAGCATGGCCAGGGCCTTTACACAGCCATTGCCTAGAGGCAGGCGCGTCGCGATAATGACGAACGCAGGCGGTCCAGGCGTTCTCACCGCGGACCAGATTGATAAGAGAGGGTTAAAGCTGGCAGACCTTGAGGAAAAGACGATAGAGGAACTGCGCTCCTTCCTCCCGCCGATGGCGGCAGTTAAGAACCCTGTTGATATGATAGCCTCCGCGAGGGGAGAGGACTACTACAGGACGGCGAAGGCCCTGCTTCAGGATAAAAACGTTGACATGCTCATAAGCATCTGCGTCGTCCCGACCTTCGCGGGAATGACTCCCACGGAGCACGCCGAGGGAGTTATCAAGGCTGTGAAAGAGGTGAACAACGGAAAACCAGTTCTGGCACTTTTCATGGCCGGTTACGTCAGCGAGAAGGCCAAGGAACTGCTCGAGGCCAACGGAATCCCGAGCTATGAAAGGCCAGAGGATGTGGCCGCTGGGGCCTACGCCCTCGTTCAACAGGCGAAGAATGCCGGTGTTTTGAAGGAAGATTGA
- the iorA gene encoding indolepyruvate ferredoxin oxidoreductase subunit alpha, protein MAKVTDIVLWDKPGERVLLLGNQAIARGALEGNIAVFAAYPGTPSSELTDTMAMVAKKAGVYMEYSTNEKVAFETALSAAWSGLRAMTAMKHVGLNVAMDSFMTATYMGVNGGLIVMVADDPSMWSSQNEQDTRAIAKSAGIPVLEPSSVQEAKDMVKYAFEVSEKYGQMIILRTTTRSSHMRGDVVLGELPEEIKQAKRKFGNFEKNPERYVDIPAFQRKKHPWLLETLEKFREEFNESPFNWIEGDENAKVGIIAPGLSYAYVKEALAWLGVDNVKILKLGTPFPVPYGLLEKFLDGLEKVLIVEELEPVVEEQVKTWAYDKGLRIPIHGKDLVPRVYEMTTRRAVIAIAKFLGMETPIDFEEIDRKYEKVSKMVPPRPPSLCPACPHRNTFYAIRRAATPKAIFPSDIGCYTLGVLPPLKTVDTTIAMGGSIGMAHGLDVALNGVPGEEERKTGKEKKIIVATIGDSTFFHTGLPALANAIYNRSNVVIVVLDNLVTAMTGDQPNPGTGDTPHGPGKRILIEKVAKAMGADFVKVVDPYDIKATERAIKEALAVDGVSVVVARQPCALYRIGQMRRKGEKWPIYHVIEDKCTGCKICINAYGCPAIYWDAEKKKAKIDPTMCWGCGGCAQVCPFDAFEPLEGGE, encoded by the coding sequence ATGGCGAAGGTTACAGATATAGTGTTGTGGGACAAGCCAGGGGAGAGAGTTCTCCTCCTTGGGAATCAAGCCATAGCACGCGGTGCTTTAGAGGGCAACATAGCAGTTTTTGCCGCCTATCCTGGAACGCCGAGTTCAGAACTTACCGACACGATGGCAATGGTTGCCAAAAAGGCCGGCGTTTACATGGAATACTCGACCAACGAAAAGGTTGCATTTGAGACGGCCCTTTCCGCGGCTTGGAGCGGTCTCAGGGCCATGACGGCAATGAAGCACGTTGGATTAAACGTTGCCATGGACAGTTTCATGACAGCAACATACATGGGAGTCAACGGCGGACTGATAGTTATGGTAGCAGATGATCCGAGCATGTGGAGCAGTCAGAACGAGCAGGACACAAGGGCAATAGCCAAAAGCGCAGGGATTCCTGTCCTAGAACCTTCAAGCGTTCAGGAAGCAAAGGATATGGTAAAGTATGCCTTTGAGGTAAGCGAGAAGTACGGCCAGATGATAATACTCAGAACAACAACGAGGAGCTCCCATATGCGTGGCGACGTCGTTCTGGGCGAACTGCCGGAGGAGATAAAACAGGCAAAGAGGAAGTTCGGGAACTTCGAGAAGAACCCGGAGAGATACGTCGATATACCGGCTTTCCAGAGGAAGAAGCACCCATGGTTGCTCGAGACTCTCGAGAAGTTCCGTGAAGAATTTAATGAGAGCCCATTCAACTGGATTGAAGGCGATGAAAACGCCAAGGTCGGTATAATCGCCCCGGGTCTCAGCTATGCATACGTTAAGGAGGCCCTGGCGTGGCTCGGCGTTGACAATGTCAAGATACTCAAGCTCGGAACGCCCTTCCCGGTTCCCTACGGCCTGCTCGAGAAGTTCCTTGATGGCCTCGAGAAAGTTCTCATCGTTGAAGAGCTTGAACCAGTTGTTGAGGAGCAGGTCAAGACCTGGGCCTATGATAAAGGTCTGAGGATTCCGATTCACGGCAAAGACCTCGTTCCGCGCGTTTACGAGATGACTACGAGGAGGGCTGTAATAGCTATAGCCAAGTTCCTTGGAATGGAAACGCCGATAGACTTTGAGGAGATAGACAGGAAGTACGAAAAGGTCTCGAAGATGGTTCCACCGAGGCCGCCGAGCCTCTGTCCGGCCTGTCCGCATAGGAACACCTTCTACGCGATTAGGCGCGCCGCAACTCCAAAGGCAATATTCCCCAGCGACATAGGCTGTTATACCCTCGGTGTTTTACCGCCACTCAAGACCGTCGACACAACAATAGCAATGGGTGGTTCTATAGGAATGGCTCACGGTCTTGATGTTGCCCTTAACGGCGTTCCAGGCGAGGAAGAGAGGAAGACCGGTAAAGAGAAGAAAATAATAGTCGCCACCATAGGTGATTCGACGTTCTTCCACACAGGCCTACCTGCCTTGGCTAATGCAATCTACAACCGCTCCAACGTGGTCATAGTTGTCCTCGACAACCTCGTCACGGCAATGACCGGCGACCAGCCCAACCCCGGAACCGGAGACACTCCTCACGGACCGGGCAAGAGGATACTTATAGAGAAAGTCGCCAAGGCAATGGGAGCGGACTTCGTTAAGGTTGTAGACCCATACGACATAAAGGCAACTGAGCGGGCAATAAAGGAAGCTCTAGCCGTTGACGGCGTAAGCGTTGTCGTTGCCAGACAGCCCTGTGCGCTATACAGGATAGGTCAGATGAGGAGGAAGGGAGAGAAGTGGCCAATCTACCATGTCATCGAAGACAAGTGTACCGGGTGTAAGATTTGTATCAACGCCTACGGCTGTCCTGCAATCTACTGGGACGCAGAGAAGAAGAAAGCTAAGATAGACCCAACGATGTGCTGGGGCTGTGGCGGCTGTGCGCAGGTCTGTCCCTTTGATGCCTTCGAGCCTCTTGAGGGGGGTGAGTGA
- a CDS encoding C2H2-type zinc finger protein, whose amino-acid sequence MAVLKAIKIKDRDGEILFRCPRCGMVFRDAKAFTRHVNRAHGHLFRK is encoded by the coding sequence ATGGCGGTGCTGAAGGCCATAAAGATTAAGGACAGGGACGGGGAGATACTCTTCCGTTGTCCCAGGTGTGGAATGGTCTTCCGCGATGCCAAGGCCTTCACAAGGCACGTGAACAGGGCCCACGGCCATCTCTTCCGCAAGTGA
- a CDS encoding DUF356 domain-containing protein yields the protein MRNTIVLVRADNFQKASVALADLVRYGGMKIRGDPRIIPPALSDWAFEKISGEKPRKKFKAHVVAQIDLPPRKAIGRLMDIHPPAHVLVIPPDTEVWEELMRLWGTFEKLRGFHPPKRTKAEEVRRKAEKKRREDWEIEEV from the coding sequence ATGAGAAACACGATAGTTTTAGTACGAGCCGACAACTTTCAGAAGGCAAGTGTAGCTTTAGCTGATCTCGTGAGATATGGAGGAATGAAGATTCGCGGTGACCCGAGGATAATTCCCCCCGCTCTGTCCGACTGGGCCTTTGAGAAAATCAGCGGTGAGAAGCCGAGGAAGAAGTTTAAAGCCCACGTCGTTGCCCAGATAGACCTGCCCCCACGGAAAGCCATCGGAAGGCTTATGGACATTCATCCGCCGGCCCACGTTCTCGTTATCCCACCCGATACAGAAGTCTGGGAGGAGCTCATGCGCCTCTGGGGAACCTTTGAAAAGCTCCGTGGTTTTCACCCGCCGAAGAGGACAAAGGCCGAAGAAGTGAGAAGAAAAGCCGAGAAGAAAAGGAGGGAAGACTGGGAGATTGAAGAGGTTTAG
- a CDS encoding DUF505 family protein encodes MYLKKRHLEILREMKKTESQAEIEAKLPEEFQIRAIELYILGFAELDGGKIKLTDAGRKLLEISDSLNLEELPDVIADTEIMKMLELLEETGKIPESWLEKLKERKLADENGLTEFGRALLQLYRETHPVVYLTPEIASFLRGMPKLGTLDELVTFKNSRLYGDNIVNALQAMRLLLISPPTEKGRAFTTTPAARLALKALSMIPVFARAIVLRKEDFEALKAGRSNTELESMGLSDEKGTTEFGKAMMETYEAMGKVEEKVLPIYLLEDELSVLKAIQEIEKKYETNPDVLPTEKEIGKRVEIEDLGAVLHLLESKELVERRLVKNKDTYWLTEWGREAINFGTVSPDAMKAVTYSESGDVPIAEWVIKAQEEGVVKAGVTDKGRFYLRLSRSIERKPFLTKYDVAILAKTPRKKYIHRDELVELVQNYVGGDEKEITRAIGEAEAKGFVVELQNGMVKLTELGDKVKTALENAKLQEILKVKFSVTPTLYNVLRVIYENLETFNRIWKEKGEVKGYKMEEVDVIRKHLSLSDDEIKKALTMLRELGFLGSKSLTEAGRVLVEAYL; translated from the coding sequence ATGTATCTGAAGAAGAGGCACCTTGAGATACTCAGGGAGATGAAGAAGACCGAAAGTCAGGCCGAGATTGAGGCCAAACTGCCGGAGGAGTTCCAGATAAGGGCTATAGAGCTCTACATACTCGGATTTGCCGAGCTCGATGGTGGAAAGATTAAGCTCACCGATGCCGGAAGGAAGCTCCTCGAGATTAGCGATTCACTCAACCTTGAGGAACTGCCGGACGTTATAGCGGACACCGAGATTATGAAGATGCTCGAACTCCTTGAGGAGACCGGGAAGATACCCGAAAGCTGGCTCGAAAAGCTCAAGGAGAGAAAGCTCGCCGATGAGAACGGCCTTACGGAATTTGGGAGGGCCCTCCTCCAGCTCTACCGCGAGACCCACCCGGTTGTCTACTTAACCCCGGAGATAGCCTCGTTCCTGAGGGGAATGCCCAAGCTCGGAACCCTCGATGAGCTCGTTACCTTCAAGAACTCAAGGCTCTACGGCGATAACATCGTCAACGCCCTACAAGCCATGCGCCTGCTCCTGATTTCACCGCCAACCGAGAAGGGCAGGGCCTTCACAACGACCCCGGCGGCGAGGCTCGCACTTAAAGCTCTAAGCATGATTCCGGTTTTCGCCAGGGCGATAGTCCTCAGGAAGGAGGACTTCGAGGCCCTTAAGGCCGGAAGGAGCAACACCGAACTCGAGAGCATGGGCCTCAGCGACGAGAAGGGAACGACCGAGTTTGGAAAGGCCATGATGGAGACCTACGAGGCGATGGGAAAAGTTGAGGAAAAGGTTCTCCCGATTTACCTACTCGAGGATGAGCTGAGCGTCCTCAAGGCAATTCAGGAGATAGAGAAGAAGTACGAAACCAACCCAGACGTTCTGCCCACCGAGAAGGAGATTGGAAAGAGGGTTGAAATCGAGGATCTTGGCGCGGTGCTTCACCTCCTCGAGAGCAAGGAGCTCGTTGAGAGAAGGCTCGTCAAAAACAAGGACACCTACTGGCTCACCGAGTGGGGCAGGGAAGCGATAAACTTCGGAACAGTCAGCCCCGATGCCATGAAGGCGGTAACCTACAGCGAGAGCGGTGACGTGCCGATAGCGGAGTGGGTTATAAAGGCCCAGGAGGAGGGCGTCGTAAAGGCCGGCGTTACAGACAAGGGAAGGTTTTACCTGAGGCTCAGCAGGTCTATTGAGAGAAAGCCCTTCCTCACCAAGTACGATGTCGCGATACTCGCCAAAACGCCGAGGAAGAAGTACATCCACAGGGATGAGCTTGTTGAGCTCGTCCAGAACTACGTGGGTGGCGACGAGAAGGAAATCACCAGGGCTATAGGAGAGGCCGAGGCTAAGGGCTTCGTCGTCGAGCTCCAGAACGGCATGGTGAAGCTCACGGAGCTCGGAGATAAGGTCAAGACAGCGTTGGAGAACGCGAAGCTCCAGGAGATCCTGAAGGTCAAGTTCAGCGTCACGCCAACGCTCTACAACGTGCTCAGAGTCATCTACGAGAACCTGGAGACCTTCAACAGAATCTGGAAGGAGAAAGGTGAAGTCAAGGGCTACAAGATGGAGGAAGTTGACGTCATCAGGAAACACCTCAGCCTGAGCGACGACGAGATAAAGAAGGCTTTAACGATGCTCCGCGAGCTTGGCTTCCTCGGAAGCAAGAGCTTGACAGAAGCAGGTAGGGTTCTCGTTGAGGCCTACCTTTGA
- a CDS encoding multiprotein bridging factor aMBF1, translating into MSKAKPRYCEICGAPIKGPGHRIRLEGAEVLVCDRCYEKYGRKKSGFSIMPTRREPRRRPAPAPRPRREPKPYRERPLYTEEIVEDFAERVYKAIQKSGKSYEELSHEIGLSVNDLRAIAHGYREPTIKEAKKLEKYFKITLIERVEEEFEEKKTIPKDYEPTLGDIANIRIRKRKK; encoded by the coding sequence ATGAGCAAGGCCAAGCCCCGCTACTGCGAGATATGTGGAGCTCCAATAAAAGGCCCCGGCCACAGGATAAGGCTTGAAGGTGCCGAAGTTCTCGTCTGCGACCGCTGTTATGAGAAGTACGGTAGGAAGAAGTCCGGATTCAGCATAATGCCCACGAGAAGGGAACCGAGGAGAAGGCCCGCTCCGGCTCCCAGGCCAAGGAGGGAACCAAAACCCTACCGCGAGAGGCCCCTCTACACCGAGGAAATCGTTGAGGACTTTGCAGAGAGAGTTTATAAAGCTATACAGAAGAGTGGCAAAAGCTACGAGGAGTTATCTCATGAAATCGGGCTTTCCGTCAACGACCTTCGTGCCATAGCCCACGGTTACCGCGAGCCGACTATAAAGGAAGCTAAAAAGCTTGAGAAGTATTTCAAGATTACTCTCATAGAACGCGTTGAGGAAGAGTTTGAGGAGAAAAAGACAATTCCAAAGGACTACGAGCCCACTCTCGGCGATATAGCCAACATCAGGATTAGGAAGAGGAAGAAGTAA
- a CDS encoding histone deacetylase family protein, with amino-acid sequence MAFSVIYSPVFLEHRPENYHPENPERLLRAVKVLQRLNLWKPVEPVPVPEEELLRVHSKEYVELVREKSQSFSYLDPDTYVSPGTWEASLLAFGASRLAVELALKYRGIYLALVRPPGHHAGKSGRAFNAPTLGFCIFNNSAYAAKVAEELTGKVLVIDFDAHHGNGTQEILWDDKNAVHIDLHERDIYPWSGYEHEVGGKGAEGTKINLPMPHYAGDDDFIYAWSEVVLPVLAQLKPELVIVSAGFDGFLGENLTTLRLSELFFAYAGSTLSRYPLAVIFEGGYSVGLDKGLPAFIRGYLSGEIREVPVSPSYETLRTVARVKEIQSEWWEF; translated from the coding sequence TTGGCCTTCTCCGTTATCTACTCTCCTGTCTTCCTCGAACACAGGCCCGAGAACTATCATCCGGAGAATCCGGAGAGGCTGTTGAGGGCCGTAAAGGTTCTCCAGCGGTTGAACCTGTGGAAGCCCGTTGAACCGGTTCCGGTCCCGGAGGAAGAACTCCTAAGGGTTCACTCGAAGGAATACGTGGAGCTCGTGAGGGAGAAAAGTCAATCGTTTTCCTACCTCGACCCGGACACGTACGTCTCTCCCGGCACATGGGAGGCCTCTCTCCTCGCCTTCGGTGCTTCCCGCTTGGCAGTTGAGCTGGCCTTGAAGTATAGGGGCATATACCTTGCCCTCGTCAGACCACCGGGCCACCACGCCGGAAAATCCGGTAGGGCATTCAACGCACCGACGCTGGGCTTCTGCATCTTCAACAACTCAGCCTACGCCGCCAAAGTCGCCGAAGAGCTCACCGGAAAGGTTCTCGTCATAGACTTCGATGCCCACCACGGTAACGGGACTCAAGAGATACTCTGGGACGATAAAAATGCCGTCCACATAGACCTTCACGAGCGGGACATCTACCCCTGGAGCGGTTATGAGCACGAAGTCGGCGGAAAAGGGGCCGAGGGCACAAAAATCAACCTGCCCATGCCCCATTATGCAGGCGATGACGACTTCATCTACGCCTGGAGCGAGGTTGTTTTACCCGTTCTAGCCCAGCTCAAGCCGGAGCTTGTCATTGTATCGGCTGGCTTCGACGGTTTCCTCGGTGAAAACCTGACGACCCTTCGTCTTAGCGAACTCTTCTTCGCCTACGCCGGCTCAACGCTCTCACGCTACCCGCTGGCGGTAATCTTCGAGGGTGGCTACTCCGTTGGTCTCGATAAAGGCCTGCCAGCTTTCATCAGGGGCTACCTCAGCGGGGAAATTCGGGAAGTTCCCGTAAGTCCGTCCTACGAGACCCTGAGAACCGTGGCGAGGGTGAAGGAGATACAGTCGGAGTGGTGGGAGTTCTGA
- a CDS encoding indolepyruvate oxidoreductase subunit beta codes for MREYNIVITGVGGQGILTAANLLGWAALRAGYKVRVGEVHGMSQRFGSVIAYVRFGEDVYGAMVPEGKADVILSFEPVEALRYINYLKKGGLVFTNARPIPPVQVSMGLATYPSLEEIKKIIEEDFEGKFMAFDAEKLAMEAGNIVTTNVVLIGALTQTPGFPLSAEHVREVIRVSVPPKTIDVNMKAFDLGVKAAKEMLGL; via the coding sequence ATGAGGGAATACAACATAGTTATCACCGGCGTTGGCGGTCAGGGAATCCTCACCGCGGCGAACCTGCTCGGCTGGGCGGCTTTGAGGGCCGGCTACAAGGTTCGCGTTGGAGAAGTTCACGGAATGAGCCAGCGTTTCGGTTCGGTCATAGCCTACGTTCGCTTTGGCGAAGATGTTTATGGCGCGATGGTCCCAGAGGGAAAAGCCGACGTAATACTGTCCTTCGAGCCTGTCGAGGCCCTGCGCTACATCAATTATCTCAAAAAGGGTGGTCTGGTTTTCACTAACGCTCGCCCAATTCCACCTGTCCAAGTCTCCATGGGGCTCGCCACTTATCCGAGTTTAGAGGAAATCAAAAAAATAATCGAGGAGGACTTCGAGGGCAAGTTCATGGCCTTCGACGCTGAAAAGCTAGCCATGGAAGCCGGGAACATAGTCACTACCAACGTCGTCCTTATCGGAGCACTGACCCAGACGCCAGGCTTCCCTCTCTCGGCCGAGCACGTGAGAGAAGTTATCCGCGTAAGCGTTCCGCCGAAGACTATAGATGTGAACATGAAGGCCTTCGATTTGGGTGTCAAGGCCGCGAAGGAGATGCTGGGGCTTTGA
- a CDS encoding cell wall-binding repeat-containing protein: protein MFIFSISHIVLAQTPNESSPYDLIIVRNDNLIDYIVAIPYSKLLGIPILPVNPNELDTATLAQLQSYEQFGWYKVLVIGDYKAISQKVQEQLISLGFQVTRIGGATRVDTSVKLAEEFYPNGADTVVLASASDYGSALAAARWAMTYNNPLLLTNPNNLSKSVIEGLKKLHPRQVVLIGAGMSKNIEHELQALGYRTYWVRETITISIPTTTPQTKTNWTLVIGAVIITLAIAIPASLYYAKKKWSANRVPIEVLTEKERIVVKAILDKGGTVKQEELPELTGYSRPTISRIIQELEKKQLVEREKVGKTFIVRLTKEIVMRE, encoded by the coding sequence ATGTTCATCTTTTCGATTTCTCATATAGTTTTGGCTCAAACACCAAACGAGAGTTCTCCCTATGATCTAATAATAGTTAGAAACGACAATCTGATTGATTACATAGTTGCCATTCCATACTCAAAACTTCTTGGAATTCCGATACTTCCAGTTAACCCCAACGAGCTTGATACAGCAACTCTTGCTCAGCTCCAGAGCTACGAGCAGTTCGGCTGGTACAAAGTGCTTGTGATAGGTGACTACAAGGCGATTAGCCAGAAAGTACAGGAACAGTTAATCAGCCTTGGGTTCCAGGTGACCAGAATAGGCGGAGCAACTAGGGTGGACACCTCTGTTAAGCTCGCCGAGGAGTTCTATCCCAACGGCGCTGACACCGTTGTTCTCGCAAGTGCCAGCGATTATGGTTCGGCTTTAGCTGCCGCTAGGTGGGCGATGACATACAACAATCCCCTTCTTTTAACAAATCCCAATAATCTCTCGAAGTCAGTGATTGAGGGTCTAAAAAAACTTCACCCACGACAAGTGGTTCTCATCGGCGCGGGCATGTCCAAGAACATCGAGCATGAACTTCAGGCTCTAGGTTATCGAACATATTGGGTTAGGGAGACGATTACAATATCAATTCCAACGACTACGCCCCAAACAAAAACCAACTGGACCCTCGTTATCGGTGCCGTGATAATCACCCTCGCAATAGCGATTCCGGCTTCCCTCTACTATGCCAAGAAGAAGTGGTCAGCAAACAGGGTTCCTATTGAGGTCTTAACTGAAAAGGAGCGGATAGTAGTGAAGGCAATCCTCGATAAAGGTGGGACGGTAAAGCAGGAGGAGTTACCTGAACTTACCGGCTATTCAAGGCCGACGATAAGCAGAATAATCCAAGAACTCGAGAAGAAACAGCTGGTCGAGAGAGAAAAGGTTGGAAAGACGTTCATAGTCAGGCTGACCAAAGAGATAGTCATGCGCGAGTAG